A genomic segment from Myxocyprinus asiaticus isolate MX2 ecotype Aquarium Trade chromosome 36, UBuf_Myxa_2, whole genome shotgun sequence encodes:
- the LOC127427476 gene encoding zinc finger protein 668-like, whose product MASPQPGSPPTTEQYTPPPSETEPGKEKDDLSEQPTRRRGKGRPPKTLHTFKCSICLEAFTSPSALQSHKLSVHGKEKQQQYTCAQCTKTFSSRAQLSKHQRSHSAQRPFQCLQCHKAYKTQTELRNHSRSHTGEKPFVCTDCGKAFMQAICLRIHMTQHSGERPHSCLHCSKSYPTLSKLKVHQRSHTGEKPYFCTECGKSFADPSVYRKHRRNHQGHRPYECGQCSKTYTELKDLKNHERSHTGEKPYLCSDCGKAFSRSSSLACHLRIHSKSRPYQCEQCGKGFTQLSSYQSHLRTHSGEKPFLCPQCGKMFSDPSSFRRHQRAHQGFKPYPCDKCTKRFRQPADLAVHQRVHSGQRPYKCQSCDKAFVASWDLRRHMLVHTGLRPFSCTECGKSFAERSSLNKHRRVHSGERPFKCQQCFKSFVVSSSLRKHERTHLTERPLQDQPAPEPAQVFPPTLPQFSCSHCDMIFGTWEEVQAHTSLHMISPPTDSTVSALPDNQYVCVTCQIEFAQLADLQAHEKMHPKPRPHICDNCGKGFLNKAGLRKHHRIHSTSRPHCCAVCGKAFLFAAYLRKHLRTHRKTEPSSSLQPTDIAHTQPLPSPPSAASPSASESTAHSLSVPLTVPMSTFHSMSSHVYVKEEGL is encoded by the coding sequence ATGGCCTCACCCCAGCCAGGTAGCCCACCTACCACAGAGCAGTATACACCACCACCTTCTGAGACCGAGCCTGGTAAAGAAAAAGATGACTTATCAGAACAACCAACAAGAAGAAGAGGCAAAGGGAGACCACCAAAAACACTGCACACTTTTAAGTGTTCAATCTGTCTGGAGGCCTTTACCAGCCCTTCAGCTCTTCAGAGCCACAAGCTTTCAGTACATGGCAAAGAGAAACAGCAGCAATACACCTGTGCTCAGTGCACTAAGACATTCTCCAGCCGGGCACAGCTTTCCAAGCATCAGCGCTCGCACTCTGCTCAGCGTCCATTCCAGTGCCTACAGTGCCACAAGGCGTATAAGACTCAGACGGAGTTACGCAATCACAGCCGTTCACACACAGGTGAGAAACCTTTTGTTTGCACTGACTGCGGCAAGGCATTTATGCAGGCCATTTGTCTGCGTATCCACATGACGCAGCACAGCGGCGAGAGGCCTCACTCCTGCCTTCATTGCTCTAAGAGCTATCCCACATTATCTAAGCTCAAAGTGCATCAACGATCGCACACAGGGGAGAAGCCTTACTTTTGCACAGAGTGCGGGAAGAGTTTCGCCGACCCCTCTGTGTACCGCAAGCATCGGCGCAATCACCAAGGCCACCGCCCGTATGAATGCGGTCAATGCAGTAAAACGTACACAGAGCTGAAGGACTTGAAGAACCATGAGCGATCGCACACGGGGGAGAAGCCTTACCTGTGCTCCGACTGTGGTAAAGCCTTCTCCCGGTCATCCTCTTTGGCGTGCCACTTGCGAATCCACTCTAAGAGCAGGCCATACCAGTGTGAGCAGTGCGGCAAAGGTTTTACCCAGCTGTCCTCATACCAGTCTCACCTCCGCACACATTCAGGCGAAAAGCCATTCCTTTGTCCACAGTGTGGCAAGATGTTTTCAGATCCCTCTAGTTTCCGCCGACACCAGAGGGCACATCAAGGTTTCAAGCCGTACCCCTGTGACAAGTGCACCAAGAGGTTTCGGCAGCCAGCCGACCTTGCAGTGCATCAGCGTGTGCATTCCGGTCAGCGGCCCTACAAATGCCAAAGCTGCGATAAGGCTTTTGTTGCTTCTTGGGATTTGCGACGACACATGCTGGTTCACACCGGGCTGCGGCCCTTCTCCTGCACCGAATGCGGCAAGTCCTTCGCAGAACGCTCCAGTCTGAACAAACACAGGAGggtgcattctggtgagcgtccctTCAAATGCCAGCAGTGCTTCAAGTCCTTTGTGGTGTCCTCTAGTTTGCGCAAACATGAGAGGACTCACTTAACAGAGAGGCCCTTGCAGGACCAGCCTGCCCCTGAACCTGCTCAAGTGTTTCCCCCCACCCTCCCCCAGTTCTCATGCTCTCACTGTGATATGATATTTGGGACCTGGGAGGAAGTGCAAGCCCATACCAGCCTTCACATGATCTCTCCCCCGACTGATTCTACGGTTTCAGCTTTACCTGACAATCAGTATGTTTGTGTGACCTGCCAGATAGAGTTTGCGCAGCTGGCTGATCTACAAGCACATGAGAAAATGCACCCTAAGCCACGACCCCACATTTGTGACAACTGTGGCAAAGGTTTTCTGAACAAAGCCGGGCTTCGCAAACATCACCGCATCCACTCGACAAGTCGGCCCCATTGCTGCGCTGTTTGCGGAAAGGCTTTTCTCTTTGCTGCCTATCTTCGCAAACACTTGCGCACTCATCGCAAAACTGAACCCTCATCCTCCCTGCAACCGACGGACATAGCACACACCCAACCCCTACCATCCCCACCAAGTGCCGCATCACCTTCAGCATCTGAGTCCACTGCACATTCACTGTCCGTTCCGTTGACTGTGCCTATGTCGACATTTCATTCAATGTCATCCCATGTGTATGTAAAAGAAGAGGGGCTCTGA